From Saccopteryx leptura isolate mSacLep1 chromosome 3, mSacLep1_pri_phased_curated, whole genome shotgun sequence, one genomic window encodes:
- the ZNF296 gene encoding zinc finger protein 296 yields MSRRKFGCTPRRVDPASSGNSDDETEMRDLVIDVKPEPSPWSLQAPEQRPYSPKEVPTPGRFEGEARYSPGLVPAGGPFHALGSWYQWAPWTPLISNPSDRQLWADNHPDMLTCGRCLQTFPLKAITAFMDHKKLGCQLYKSPSPSPGSELENLKALICLHCGRQFTKAWKLLRHAQWDHGLSIYQTESEAPETPLLGLAEVAAAMSAVLGPEVEAKGSRASNLPRRNPTCPVCMKTLSSFSNLKVHMRSHTGERPYACDQCPYACAQSSKLNRHKKTHQQLQPQSPYTANTSQEQASAAPPEPAAHAAAPASTLLCSREGAGAAATAGVQEPGAPGGGAQAGPAGDIWEVAIKEERANSTQSQEMSPKKIPKQVGKSHGPGGSCEFCGKHFTNSSNLTVHRRSHTGERPYACELCPYACAQSSKLNRHRRMHGLGPGGGRFKCPHCQVPFGLRATLDKHLRQKHPKASVEA; encoded by the exons ATGTCCCGCCGTAAGTTCGGCTGCACGCCCCGCCGAGTAGACCCCGCGTCCTCCGGCAACTCAGACGACGAGACAGAGATGCGAGACTTGGTCATCGACGTCAAGCCCGAGCCAAGCCCGTGGTCCCTACAGGCGCCGGAGCAGCGGCCCTACTCCCCAAAGGAAGTGCCCACGCCGGGGCGGTTCGAGGGCGAAGCCCGCTACTCCCCCGGCCTGGTGCCCGCCGGCGGGCCCTTCCACGCCCTCGGCTCGTGGTACCAGTGGGCGCCGTGGACTCCTTTGATCTCAAATCCTTCAG ACCGCCAACTCTGGGCCGACAATCACCCAGATATGTTGACCTGCGGCCGCTGCCTGCAGACCTTCCCGCTGAAGGCCATCACTGCTTTCATGGACCACAAGAAGCTGGGCTGTCAGCTGTATAAAAGCCCCAGCCCTTCCCCGGGTTCAG AACTTGAGAACCTGAAGGCCTTGATCTGCCTCCACTGCGGCCGACAGTTCACCAAGGCCTGGAAATTGCTGCGCCATGCCCAGTGGGATCATGGACTGTCCATCTACCAGACGGAATCTGAGGCCCCAGAAACCCCGCTGCTGGGTCTGGCAGAGGTGGCCGCAGCCATGTCAGCAGTGCTAGGGCCGGAAGTGGAAGCCAAGGGCTCCCGGGCCAGTAACCTCCCCCGGCGGAACCCTACCTGCCCTGTGTGCATGAAGACCCTCAGCTCTTTCAGCAACCTCAAGGTGCACATGCGCTCACACACGGGCGAGCGGCCCTATGCCTGCGACCAGTGTCCCTATGCTTGTGCCCAGAGCAGCAAGCTCAACCGCCACAAGAAGACCCACCAGcagctgcagcctcagagcccctACACGGCCAACACCAGTCAGGAACAGGCCTCAGCAGCCCCTCCAGAGCCAGCTGCCCATGCTGCTGCCCCAGCCAGCACCCTCCTCTGCAGCCGTGAAGGGGCTGGAGCTGCTGCCACAGCAGGTGTGCAGGAACCTGGGGCTCCAGGTGGCGGGGCTCAGGCCGGCCCAGCTGGGGACATTTGGGAAGTCGCCATCAAGGAAGAGAGAGCCAACTCTACCCAGAGCCAAGAGATGTCACCCAAGAAGATACCAAAGCAAGTGGGCAAGAGCCATGGGCCCGGGGGTAGCTGTGAGTTCTGCGGGAAGCATTTTACCAACAGCAGCAACCTGACGGTGCACCGGCGCTCACACACTGGGGAGCGGCCCTACGCCTGTGAGCTCTGTCCCTATGCCTGCGCCCAGAGCAGCAAGCTCAACCGCCACCGCCGCATGCATGGCCTAGGGCCTGGCGGTGGCCGCTTCAAGTGCCCCCACTGCCAAGTGCCCTTCGGCCTGCGGGCCACCCTAGACAAACACCTGCGGCAGAAGCACCCCAAGGCAAGTGTGGAGGCCTGA
- the GEMIN7 gene encoding gem-associated protein 7 has product MQTPLPSPVPVLRLPRGPDGFSRGFAPDGRRGPLRPEVPETPESPTVRECQESQEQRARATLRERYLRSLLAMVGCQVSFTLHEGVHVTAHFGATDLDVANFYVSQLQTPIGVQAEALLRCSDIIAYTFKL; this is encoded by the coding sequence ATGCAGACTCCACTGCCCAGTCCTGTGCCTGTGCTCCGGCTCCCCCGGGGTCCTGATGGCTTCAGCCGAGGCTTTGCCCCTGATGGACGTAGGGGCCCTCTGAGACCAGAGGTTCCTGAAACCCCGGAGTCTCCCACAGTTCGTGAATGTCAGGAATCCCAGGAACAGCGGGCTCGAGCCACCCTCCGGGAGCGCTACCTCCGCAGCCTGCTGGCCATGGTGGGTTGCCAGGTCAGCTTCACCTTGCATGAGGGTGTGCATGTGACCGCCCATTTCGGAGCCACAGACCTGGATGTGGCCAACTTCTACGTGTCGCAGCTGCAGACTCCTATAGGTGTGCAGGCTGAGGCACTACTCCGGTGTAGTGACATTATTGCATACACCTTCAAGCTATAA